One genomic region from Pagrus major chromosome 24, Pma_NU_1.0 encodes:
- the LOC140992198 gene encoding nuclear receptor subfamily 4 group A member 2-like produces MPCVQTQCGSSPQGASPASQSAGGERSCDFLTPEFVKFSMDLTNSEISAATSGPSFATLGDSYGSCYDVKPPCLFQMPVQGELPCVKMEDAHRYQPNQHHQPEELLSSPGSVYYYRSPSPHAPNFQTPPGHLWEDSGSLYSFRQDYLAAAHRKNTLSRFSLFSLKHAQQQSFSTCQMKFDGSLHVSMNLDAAGAHQPLDGSGVLGSSALGKQPGVGFPHPLQLGHHFVDYQTSSGASRAALSTEGLCAVCGDNAACQHYGVRTCEGCKGFFKRTVQKNAKYVCLAAKSCPVDKRRRNRCQYCRFQKCLVVGMVKEVVRTDSLKGRRGRLPSKPKAVSDSSSPGGTLLSALIKAHVESNPPPSLLDCFKFKESPGSLLEDDAQHVRQFYDLLTRSMEVIRGWAQKIPGFTSLPKHDQDLLFYSAFLELFVLRLSYRSSPEEGKLIFCDGSVWHRLQCLRGFGEWIDSIVEFSANLQRMNLDVSTFSCICTLALVNERHGLKEPKKVEELQNNIVKCLKEGDGGSHCWSNHLSRLLEKLRELRTLCIQGLQRIFYLKLEDLVPPPAIIDKLFLDTLPF; encoded by the exons ATGCCGTGTGTCCAGACCCAGTGCGGCTCCTCTCCACAAGGCGCCAGCCCGGCCTCTCAGAGCGCCGGCGGAGAGCGCAGCTGCGACTTCCTCACCCCGGAGTTTGTCAAGTTCAGCATGGACCTCACCAACAGCGAAATCTCGGCTGCGACATCTGGTCCCAGTTTTGCCACTTTGGGGGACTCTTACGGCTCCTGCTACGACGTGAAGCCGCCGTGTCTCTTCCAGATGCCGGTGCAAGGGGAGCTTCCGTGCGTAAAGATGGAGGATGCGCACCGGTATCAGCCGAACCAGCATCATCAACCCGAGGAGCTGCTCTCCTCCCCGGGCTCTGTTTATTATTACCGCTCTCCTTCACCACACGCACCCAACTTCCAGACTCCACCGGGGCACTTATGGGAGGATTCCGGCTCTCTGTACAGTTTTCGACAGGACTATTTAGCCGCAGCGCACAGGAAAAACACTCTCTCCAGATTCTCGCTGTTTTCGCTCAAACACGCGCAGCAGCAGAGCTTCTCCACCTGCCAGATGAAATTTGACGGGTCTCTCCACGTGTCCATGAACCTGGACGCAGCTGGGGCGCACCAGCCGCTGGACGGCTCCGGGGTTTTGGGCTCCAGCGCGCTCGGGAAGCAGCCCGGAGTGGGGTTTCCTCACCCGCTCCAGCTCGGTCACCACTTCGTGGACTACCAGACGTCGTCAGGTGCCAGCAGAGCAGCGCTGAGCACGGAGGGGCTGTGCGCGGTGTGCGGTGATAACGCAGCATGCCAGCACTACGGAGTGCGCACCTGCGAGGGCTGCAAGGGTTTCTTCAAG CGCACTGTacaaaaaaatgccaaatatgtGTGTTTGGCTGCCAAAAGCTGCCCTGTGGACAAACGCAGGAGGAACCGATGTCAATACTGTCGCTTCCAGAAGTGCCTTGTAGTGGGAATGGTTAAAGAAG TGGTGAGGACAGACAGTCTGAAAGGTCGAAGGGGTCGCCTGCCATCCAAACCGAAAGCTGTTTCGGACTCGTCTTCACCTGGCGGCACCCTTCTGAGCGCCCTCATCAAGGCACACGTGGAATCGAATCCTCCACCTTCTCTTCTTGACTGCTTTAAA TTCAAGGAGAGTCCTGGAAGCCTGCTAGAAGACGACGCTCAGCACGTTCGGCAGTTTTACGACCTCCTGACCAGATCGATGGAGGTGATTCGAGGTTGGGCACAGAAAATCCCGGGTTTCACCTCCTTACCCAAACACGACCAAGACCTCCTCTTCTACTCGGCTTTCCTGGAGCTCTTTGTTTTACGACTGTCGTACag ATCCAGCCCAGAGGAGGGGAAGCTGATCTTCTGCGACGGCTCGGTGTGGCACCGGCTCCAGTGCCTGCGGGGCTTTGGGGAGTGGATTGACAGCATCGTTGAATTCTCCGCTAATTTGCAGAGGATGAACCTGGATGTGTCCACCTTCTCCTGCATATGCACCCTCGCCCTGGTCAACG AGCGACACGGCCTGAAGGAGCCGAagaaggtggaggagctgcagaacAACATCGTCAAGTGTCTGAAGGAGGGCGATGGAGGCTCTCACTGTTGGTCGAACCATCTGTCCAGACTTTTAGAAAAACTGCGTGAACTCCGCACTCTGTGCATCCAGGGCCTGCAGAGGATCTTCTACCTGAAGCTGGAGGATCTGGTGCCGCCGCCCGCCATCATAGATAAGTTATTCCTCGACACGCTGCCATTTTAG